The following are encoded in a window of Prochlorococcus marinus CUG1417 genomic DNA:
- a CDS encoding molecular chaperone DnaJ, with protein MNTPENSNTKRISIDLPEELISRFDQLRKEWGFRARGPVIEKILKELLQEDDLLPKNQQQEIDFNDNNNNENLNIDEDTALVLIKSDVKKEVNEISLNKRFTNNNQYKEKTNSNISLPNFVEKKVKNLRRSINSEKLKENINDIEINTIKETELIKCRIELISHWKTLYGSVPNDNVVEASMDWFERDIWPNIDGTENLPFTWNAANKLMSELCPFWIKNNPSLETVLLMIGVLEDPFATSDLINRIPTLMRRFVSRFKRNNRSNSFVTLDSTMTVHGALKLLNLSTSAGSAHTFPKIREAYKSIALETHPDAGGSTDQMRKLNEAYQLLKNLYRY; from the coding sequence TTGAATACTCCTGAAAATTCAAATACAAAAAGAATTTCAATTGATTTACCTGAGGAACTAATTTCCAGGTTTGATCAATTACGAAAAGAGTGGGGATTTAGAGCAAGAGGACCTGTAATAGAAAAGATACTTAAAGAACTTCTTCAAGAAGATGATTTACTACCTAAGAACCAACAGCAAGAAATAGACTTTAACGATAATAATAATAATGAAAATTTAAATATTGATGAAGATACTGCATTGGTATTAATTAAATCAGACGTAAAAAAAGAAGTTAATGAGATATCTTTGAATAAAAGATTTACAAATAATAATCAATATAAAGAAAAAACCAACTCAAACATAAGTCTTCCCAATTTTGTTGAAAAAAAAGTAAAGAATCTAAGAAGAAGTATTAATAGTGAAAAATTAAAGGAGAATATTAATGATATTGAAATTAATACAATTAAAGAAACTGAATTAATAAAATGTCGAATTGAGTTAATTAGTCATTGGAAAACTTTATATGGATCAGTTCCTAATGATAATGTAGTAGAAGCTTCGATGGATTGGTTTGAAAGGGATATATGGCCAAATATTGATGGAACTGAAAATCTACCCTTTACGTGGAATGCAGCCAATAAATTAATGTCAGAATTATGCCCATTTTGGATAAAGAACAATCCATCCCTTGAAACTGTATTATTAATGATTGGCGTTTTAGAAGACCCTTTTGCTACATCAGATCTGATAAATAGAATTCCAACACTTATGAGAAGGTTTGTAAGTAGATTTAAGCGAAATAATAGATCAAATTCATTTGTAACTTTGGACTCAACAATGACAGTACATGGAGCACTTAAATTATTGAATTTATCAACATCCGCAGGATCCGCACATACGTTCCCTAAAATTAGGGAGGCCTATAAATCAATAGCCTTAGAGACGCATCCTGATGCTGGAGGATCAACAGATCAAATGAGAAAATTAAATGAAGCGTATCAATTGCTAAAAAATCTATATAGATATTAG